The bacterium genome contains the following window.
TAATTCGCTTAATTTTCCTCTAACATCTTCTTTATCTTTTCCTTTCCAAGAAGTTTTATAAGATCTCTTTGTATTTTCTCTTCCCCAATGCTACGAATTACCTCTTTTTCCCCAATGCTACGAATTACCTCTTTTTCTCCAATGCTACGAATTACCTCTTTTTCCCCAATGCTACGAATTACCTTCTTTTCCCCAATGCTACGAATTACCTTCTCCTCTCCAATCCCTTGCACAAATTTGTCAATCCCTACTATATCGACAAGCTCTCTCATTATATCTGGTCTATCTGCTAATGTCTTCGGCATCAATTTTACCTCCTCTTCTCCCAGACTCCGAAGTAACCTCTCCTTACCAATACCCTGGATAAACTTATCAACTCCAACTATATCTGCCAGTTCACCAATTATATCTGGTCTATCTGCTAATGTCTGTGGCATTAATTTCACCTCCTCCTTAAATTCATCAGGATGTAGATACAACCCTGTTTCTATTAACTCTACTAACTCTACCTCTAATATATCTTCCCTTTTACTACCTATTCCCCTGGCTAATTCCCTAATGGATTCTCCTGAAGTAAAAAGAATTAGTCCATAGTTTTCAGGAGTCACCTCTAACCTATCCAGCTGGATTAAATAAAAATTAAACCCAAAATCCGCAAAATAAAGCCCTTCCTTTATCTTTGCCAGTTTATGCCCATTACCACGAATATAATCCTCTATCCCCTTTATACCACCGCTTAAAAGTGCATAAACATTTATTTGTCTTCGCCATTCTATATTCTTTTTTATCTTAAATAATAGCACATAAGCAAATAATCGGTCAAAATCATTCCGGGTGAATCTATCCCCAGGTGATTTATATTCAATAACATTATAATCAGTAAATGATTGGAAGACAAAAGGTAAGGATTTAACATCCGCATCCTTGCCCTTTTTAATGACCACAATATCTATCCTTAATGGCATTTTGCCAACTTCAACCTCAGTTTCAACCGTAAACCCTTTAGGTTCGAGTAGATGTTTTAATACATTTGAGAAATACGGATGCCATTTCTTCTTCATCATCTATAAGTATATACTAAACTTCTATCTTTGTCAATAAATTTTTAGCAGGTTTTTAAATTGACAGGATGCAGGAATGACACAAAGAACGCAGGAATGACAAATAAAGCAAAAATTCTCATTTTGCAGAAGTCTTTCACACCAACTAAACGATTACTATTGTAGCAGACCAGTAGATTTTTGATTCTTATCTCTTGATCAAGAAACTCCTTTTCTCTTCGATAGATTTCTTCTCTCCATAGCTAATCTCAAATATGGCAATATATTCACCGGGCTCAAGATTATGAGGTTGTAGTAAATCTATCTTGTGAGTTCCTTGAGGTAAGATTAATATCCCTTCAGGAAGTAATATTTCAGCCACTTTTTCTCCATGTCTTTCCTGAACTACAACTTTACCCGTAGGTTGAAGGCTTACATTCCCAGCATTCGTAAGGTTGAATGACACCTTCAACTCCTTGAGATTTGGTAAGATTTTTAAATCGTTAAGAATGAGATTCTCTTGCAAAGTATTGGGAATAATTATGCCAATGGGCACAATAGCCTCTCCTCGTTTATCGCCAGAAGAGGCAATAAACAAAATCGCTCCATATTTCCCTCCCCGTTCCTCTTTAGGTACGGAGATATTATATTTTACAACCTTTTGTTCATTAGCGGGAATAGTAAAGGATGAAGGATTCACTTTAAGGCAATTTACGCAGGAATATGAAGTAGTGCCTGGCTCTAAATAGATAATCCGTCCCTTCTCATCAATAAATGCATCTCTTAATTCTACCCGGATATCAATAGGGATATTCTCGGTATTAAATAATTGGATTACTCTACTTCGAAACCCTTGTGGCATAACTTTCTCATTTGCTGCCGTAGGAAGTGTATAGAAGCTGAGGTATTCTTCACTCTTTTCTTCACCTACTCCTTTGGCTAAGACACCATTCTTTACCATAACTGGAGTTTTGCTCATTAATATCTTTTTTCTACCATATTTTTCTTGACCATAAGGGATTTTAATCTCAGCGGTATAATTGCCATCAGGCAACTTCTGGTTAATTACTGCCTTAAAATCTCGTATATCCTCGGGAAACATAGTGTAAGTATCAGCAGTAATTGGAGTTTGGGTAATTATCCTTCCTCGACCACTCTTGATATATAATATTCCTTTATCTGGAACCAGACGAATATTACCTTTATTCTCTACGGTTATGGTAAAGATTGTATTTTCTTTTTCTTTTGTCATATCCGTATTCAAGATATTGATTTTTTCTGTAAATCCTCTAATTCCAACCGTCAGATAGACAATAGATGCTATTCGATAATGTGCCGTAATCCCACCTTTAGCCGTTTTCTCTGGTAGGGTTTCGCACATAATTGCGGCATACCTTTCGCCAATTGGTGTTCCCCGTGGTATGGTGACTTTACATAAAATCTTCTTTTTCTCATCCTCTTTTATAATCATCTCACCCTCTGGTTGTAGTTTTATCCATTTTGCGCATGAATATTTTGACATACCAGCTGGAGGATATCTAAACTCCCCATTTCTTTCAATAGTAATATCAGTGGGATATATTTTTACTTTTGCCTCTTTTTTATCTGAAATAAAGATGTTAATCTCAAATGTCCTTGATGTTCCTGGGGAACCTTTAATTTCAGTAGCAAATGGGTCAAAACCAAGTTTCCAGGCAAAAGATTCTTTCCCTCCTAAACTAATAATCAACAAAATAAGTATTGTAATCTTAATTCCTCTCATCTTCTTTAATAACCTCCTTTGGAATTAGAAAGTAGAGAGTAAAGAAAACAAGCCTCTTCCCTCTCTCTACTACCAATATATCATAATTCATTATGTTCTGTCAACAAAATTTTCAGAGAAAGGGGCAAAGAATTTTGTTGACAAACATTAAAACTTAATGATATTATAGTAGCATAATGAAATATAAAAAGGTGATTTTTGGGGGAATTGCTATCTTTTTAACTATAGTGAATAACTCTTATCCTGCCACAGTTTCTACATCCTCACTCCTTAGAAATGGTGATTTTAGTGCGGGACTTGATTTGTGGGAAGAACTACGGCAGGGGAAGGCAAATATTATGACTATTAATATTGTTAAAGATAGCCCAAAGTATCCACATGTTCTTCAATTTAAAAGAAAAATAGCCAGAAAAACCATAGGTAAATTAGGGATTAAACAGGATATAAATAGAGAGGTTGCTACTGTATCTACATCACTTTTTATCAAAACAGATGTAAAGGTAATTCACTCTTCACTTATGAGTGATACCCTTCTCAAAGGTGGGATTTACCCACTTACTCTGGAAATAGAGTATTTGGATGAACAGGGAAAAATCTACTTGTGGAAGCATGGCTTCTTATATTCCACACCCAGATATAAAGATAAAGGAGAAATGGTAAAACGGAATGAATGGCACTCATATACTTCTGAAAACCTACTTTCATTAACTCCAAAGCCAAAGATAATCACTCAGATAAAGGTCTATGGTGAAGGTTGGGAATTCTGGGCAAGGATAGCAAATCTTCAACTACTTGAAGAAAGACTATCAGTAGCCGAAGAATTAGTTACAGAGCAAAAGGAAGGCGATGAAGGAACCTCCCCCTTAATCCCTCTCCAGAAGGAGATAATTGTGGGGAGTTCGAGTCAAGAAGAAATTAAGAAAGAGGAAAAATCTGCACTTGCGTCTGAAGAGAAAGAACCACTAATTACCAATACCTTTGTTGATACTGATATAAGGCAAGCACTTCAAGATATAGCTTCACAGGCGCAGGTTACTATTATTGCAGACGAGAGTGTTCAAGGAGTAGTATCTATGGAGTTAGATAATCTACCGTTAGAAAAGGCGCTTAAAAGAATCCTTACCCCTTCGGGATATCTTTTTAAAAAAATAGAAGATTATTACCTGGTTACCTCGTCTGACCCTACTACCCCGACATTCCTTCTATTATCTACAGTTGAACGAATTAAACCCAGTTACTTAAAAGTAGATTCCATATCTAATCTCCTACCAGCTAATTATGCTAAATATATCAAAACAGATTCTGGCGAGAATATCCTTACTGTAACCGCACCAGCAGAGATTATTGAAGAAATTAAGGAATATATAAAAAAGATTGACCTTGCACCTAAACAAATACTTGTAGAGGTGATGGTAACTGAATTATCCGAGCAAGCAAGAAGAAGTCTGGGAATAGATTGGTCTTTCCAGGAGGGAAAGACTAAAGTTACACTTCTACCTACTACACTGGAGTTAAAAGGGAATTATCTAAGTGTTGGAGTATCCTCAGAAGCTATGGCTACCATAAAGATATTAGCTGAGAAAGGAAAAGCAAAGATTAGAGCTACTCCGCGAATACTTACTATAAATGGCAAAACAGCTAATATCTATATGGGTAGGGAAGAATACTATTCCCTACCAGGAACTGCTTATCAACCCGCAAGTTTTAGTAAGGTATTAAGTGGAATTACCTTAAAAATTACCCCTTATATATGTAGTGATGATGAGATTACAGTTTCTATTGAACCTGATGTAAGTGATGTTACTGGAATAGGCAAGGAAGGTTATCCGGTTATCAGTAAGCGAACTGCAAATACTATGGTCAGGATGAAAAATGGCCAAACAATTACTATTGGTGGACTAATTCAACAAAAAGAGGAACATAATATCACCAAGATACCCGTGATAGGAAGTATACCTTTATTAGGATTCCTTTTCCGGAATACTCAAATTAAATCTGCAGAAACAGAAATAGTGATATTTATTACACCGCATATCATTGATTAATTACTTTACGAAGCCTCTGGGATAAAATATAGAGGAATGGTTAACCCTACAACGACATCTATGATTGATCCACAAATCAGGTGGTCTGGTGTCTGGGTGTCTAAGTGCCTGTGAGGTGGGTATGAGTGACGATAAGTATCGGCTGGATGATTTTGAGCTTTATCAACTGGCACGTAAGTTTCGACAAAATGTTTACAAGCTCATTAAACAGCTTCCATCTGAGGAGCGCTATTGTTTAGACCCGCAGATGAGAAAGGCGATTGTCTCAGTCACGAACAACATCGCAGAAGGACATGGACGTTGGCATTATCAGGAGAATATACGATTTTGCAGGATTGCAAGAGGTTCGGTTGAAGAAATTCTGGACGACATCAATGTTTGTATGGATGAAGGCTACGGAGAGAAATCCGTAAGCGTTCAGCTCAGGAAGGAAGGTTACGAGCTAATTGCGAAAGTTAACAGTTATATTGGCTATCTACGTAGATGTAAGCAAGGAATGGAGGAAGAACAGTCTGGTGGTCAGACACCAGACACCTATCCCTCAGAGTATCTGAACGCTTACTAGCGGTAAAATTAGTAAATGACGTTGTAGGGTTAAATAAGTTTTTGATTTTCGATTTTTGTCCAATCTAAACAGGTTAATACGCCATTTCACTAACCCATTACAAATTTGCTAAACTTTTTCCTTGACAATTTTATAGGTTAAATGGTATAATTATCTTACCTTAAAAAAATGGGAGGGAATATTATATGATGGAATTGAAATATATTTAAGTTTGGAACTTAAATCAGATAAAAAATACCTATAGGCTTAACATAACCGTATCCTTATTCTAATAAAAATCTCATAGTAGGAAATTCACCTTCTTTAAGAAGGACAAGATATATATAGAAGGGGAAAGATAAAAATGTCTACTCCATTTGAGAAGGAAATTTACGATTATGAATTAGAGGCGGATATTTCTTTTGAAAGATTGGAAAAGGTAAAGCCTACAGAAGATGAGGATACAATTTTAATTAGAAAAAGTATTGAAGGTGATAATTCTGCTTTTGAGAAATTAGTGGGTCGATATGAAGCAAGGGTTTATCACCTGATTTACAATATCTTAGAGAATAAAGAAGATGCAGAAGATTTATTACAAGAAACTTTCCTCAAGGTTTATCGATTTCTTTATCAGTTTAGAGGGGAAGCAAAATTTATTACCTATCTATATCGGATAGCAACAAATCTTTGCTTTCAAAAATTAAAGAAAAAAAAGACTTCCTATTCTCTCGATAACCTTTTAGAGGCTAATCTTAATGATGAGATGGTTGAATTAGTAAGTATGAAGTTGGGTAATCCTGAAGAAATACTTTTAAAAAAGGAACTTGGCTTAATAATAAATGAAGCTATTCAAAAATTACCTGAAAAATTCAGAGTAGTCTTTTTCCTCCGAGAAATAGAAAATTTTTCTAATAAACAAGTAAGTGAAATATTAGGTTATTCAATTGGAACTATAAAATCACAAATACATAGGATAAGGCGATTCTTACATAAGAAAATACTTCCTTATCTCACAATTTAATTTTAACCGTTGGGGTAGATACCTAAACGCTTACTTTATTTTTTTAACGAATGTTCTCCTTTCCTGAATAAGCATTCATTAGTTGGAAAGGTTAAAGATAACTATAAGCACGACAATGTAAGTTTTTCTGTAACAGAAAATAGCGATGTAAAGACAAACATAAGGGTTTTTTAATATCAGTCTGGAATACCAAATTATAAGGGAGAACATTAAAATAATGGAGTGTAATAAGATAAAAGCTCTATTATCAGATTACATAGATTTAGAGCTAAAACCTGGTTTGCAGAGTAAAGTAGAAAAACATATCTTTAAGTGTCCAAAATGTAAGTCTTATCTAATAACCTTACAGAGAACCATCCAAATATATAAGTCTGTCCTTAAACCCTCTATTCCACCTGATGTTTCTGAACGATTGCACAAAAGGCTTAAAGAAGAAATTGAGAAGTGATAGAACATAAATCCTCATAGTTATCCAACCTCTTCTCTTATTCTATGCTTGAGAGGGATCCCTGTCTTTCCACTGAAAAATAGGAAGTAGAGAGTAGAGAGTAGAAAGTAGAGAATAGAGAAAAGTAGAGAATAGAGAGTAAAGAAAACATCACTTCACACGCCTATCTCCTTACTTCCTACCTTCTATCTCCTACCACTATTTTCATCCTCCTATGTGCCGACAAGCTCGGCATGTCGGTTTCCCCTGAAAATAATCCGCAGATTTCGCAGATTACACAGATTTTTATTTTTTTATCTCCCCGCTGGCGGGGGATTAAGGGGTTAGGGAATTCTTTTATTCCCGAATCCCGAGTCCCGAGTCCCTTAATTTTCATCATCCTTTGTGCCCACTCCCTGTGGGCATGAGTGTCTCTCCTTCTAACTTTTATTTTCTATCCTTCTTGATTCTCTGCCACTGGAGGAAATTTCCACTCCCAACCCCCCATCGGGGGACAACCCGCTTCTGTCCTCTGCCTTCTGCCCTCTGCCCTCTGCTTTCTGCCCTCTGCCTTCTGTCTTCTGCCCTCTGTATTTATCTGTGTTAATCTGTAGCTGAATAATTACAAAAAATTAAAAAATTTTTGCAACCTTTTTGACAATTTTGTAATCTATTTATTTAAAGGGAAGAAATTTCCACCTGTGCGGTTAAATGTAAAATGGATAATGTAAAATGAGAAATGTCCAATGAAAATGTATAACTGAAAGGTAATGAGTCTTGCGAAGTCCTAAAATTTCCCAAATTTCATTTCCTATTTTACATTTATTTTTCCTTTGCGTCTCTGCGATGAATTAGTCTAATCGCACAGGTGGAAAAATTTGTGTAATGTGTAAGAAGAGGAGATTTTTGGGAATTATGGAGAGATGGGGATAAGATAAAAATTACATCTTCCTATCTCCAATATCTCCATTTCCCCTTTTTTATACAATTTTTTAAATAAATTGGAGGTAAATAAATTATGTGTAAAAAAATTATTTGGGGAATAATGTTGGGAATAGTGATGATTATTAATGCAAAGGTTGCTGTAGCAACAGATGTCAGTGGTACTATCACTTCAAATACTACCTGGGATGTTGCTGGCAGTCCCTACATCATCACTGCTGATGTCATTGTCGATCAAGGAGTAACATTAGAGATTGAGCCGAATGTAGTAGTTAAATTTGCGACCGATACATCATTAATCAGCTATGGGACATTGACCGCTGTTGGAATACCGAATGGGACGATTACCTTTACTTCTAATAAACCTACACCTGCTGCTGGAGATTGGACGAGTATTAAACTCAGTGGTACAGGAAGTAGTAGGAGCCAGATCAGTTATTGTCTGACACAGTATGCCAAGCAGGCAGTATATTTGGAGAACACGGATAATGTAACGATAACATATAATACAATTAGAGATAATAAAGGTAATGATGGAATTGATAATCAAGCAACTACTGGGGAGATAGGTGCTGGTATCTATTTAGTGTCGTCAACTAATAATAACATTGAGAATAATACTATTTTTAATAACATTGGTGGACAAGGAGGAGATGGTGGATATGGTGGTGGAGTTGGTGGTGCTGCTGCAGGAGGACCAGGGGTTGGAATCTATCTTTCTTCATCAAGTAAGAATACTATCTCTCAAAATACCATCTTTGATAACATTGGTGGACAAGGGGGAAGAGGAGCGCTTTTTGGAGGAGGAGGTTCAGGTGGTTCTGGAGCTGGAATTTACCTCTCTTCCGCATCAGTAGAGAATACCATCTCTCAAAACACCATTTTTAACAATGCTGGTGGGCAAGGAGGACAGAGTGGTGATTCTGCTCCAGGTGGTGCAGGCGATCCAGGGGTAGGATATGGCATCTATATTGATGATTCAAGCTGTTACAACAATACTATTGCTACAACCAATACTTATAATGGTGAGCCAATTCATTTCTACTATAGTCAAACAGGAATTATTATTGAAGATCAGATTTTAACTGGATCACCTACAACAAACTTAGGAAAGATTAACTTGATTAACTGTTCAGACTTTACTATCAGAGGAAATACTATTTCAGGAGCAAGAGGATATAGTGGTGAGAGTGGAGATCCTGAAGGTGAACAAGGAGGTAATGGAGTAGGGATATACCTATATCGCTCAGGAAGTGGTGTTGTTACAAGCAATAGTATTTCCGATAATATTGGTGGTCGTGGTGGTACCGGTCGGAAAGGTTGGTATGCAGCGAGTACAGGAGGTTCAGGTGGCATGGGATGTGGAATATACCTTTTGTCCTCTACAGATGTTGAGATTAGTGATAATATCATTTCTAACAATCAAGGTGGAAGAGGTGGTGGTTCTGCTGGTTGGGGTTCGGGTGGTAAAGGTGGACTTGGAGTAGGAATATCTCTCGGATCATCTACTTTAAACAGTATTAGTAATAACACTATTTCTAATAGCCAAGGTGGACTTTATGGAGGTGGATGGCCGTGTGGAAGAAATGGATTAGGTTGTGGTATCTATATAGACTCAAACAGTTATAATAATATTATAGATACAACTAATACCTCTGATGGTCAACCAATCCATTATTATTACAACCGGACAGGGATTATTATTGAAAATCAGACATTAACAGGAACACCTACTACAAACTTAGGAAAGATTGTTTTAATTAACTGTTCAAATTTTATTATCAGAAATAATACCATCTCTGGAGCTAGAGGAGATAATGGTAAAACTGGTTGGGCTAATCAAGTAGGTCATCCTGGTGAAATTGGTGCTGGAATTTACATTTTATCATCAACAGGTAATACTATAATTGATAACACTATCTCTGATAATCAGGGGGGATTAGGTGGAGGAGGTGGTGGTGATGCTTCAGGTGGACCTGGTGGTATAGGAACGGGAATATACCTTGGTTCATCTACAAATAATACTATAAGTGGCAACACAATTTCTAATAACAGTGGCGGAGAAGGTGGTCATGCTACTTATGGCAATAATTCTTCGGTAGGTGGCTGTGGTGGTGATGGTGCTGGAATTTATCTTTTATCATCAACTGATAATACTATTCTCTCTAATAATATATTAGAGAATAGTGGAGGTAGAGGAGGTGGTGTTTATCAACAAGGTAATACTGGTGGTGTCGGTGCTGGTATATACTTAAACTCATCAGATAATAACAATATTAGTAGAAATAGTATCACAGACAATAATGGTGGTACAGGTGGCACTGGTAATTGTAGCCGAAATAAAGCTGGTGGTGCTGGTGGTATTGGTGCTGGTATATACTTAAACTCATCAGATAATAACAATATCAGGGAGAATAATGCCATTACAGATAATAGTGGTGGTACAGGTGGCAGTGGTTGTCCCATTGGTTCAAATGGTAATGGAGTTGGTATCTACGGTGCCTCTTCAGAAGTTGCCAATCTTATCTACAATAACATCTACAACAATACAACCTATAACCTCTCAACTGACATCTCTCCGGGCACACAAACAGCAGAATATAACTGGTGGGGAACTTCAGTTGAGTCTGAAATTGTAGCTAAACTATCTGGTAAGATTGATTATATTCCCTGGTTGATGGGGACATGGACAGAATCAGCACAGATTACAATCTCACCTACTTCTGGTACTGTGGGTACCATCGTCACTGTAGAAGGTGAAGGATTTGGAAGTACAGAAACTGTACAGATAGATTTTGGAACGACTAAGACGATTACTACTGCCGCAACTAATGGCTTAGGAACTTTCTCAGTTACTTTCACTATTGATAACCAGCCAGCAGGTACAACTACAGTTACAGCTACTGGTCTTACATCTTCCTATTCTGCTACTGCCACATTTACAATAATTTCCATTACACAACCAGAGATTACTTTAATATCACCAACCTCTGGTACCGTGGGTACCATCGTTACTGTAGAAGGTAACGGGTTTGGTTCAACAGAGGCTATTCGGATAGACTTTGGGACAACTAAAACAATTAAAATAAGCACTACCAATGGAAGTGGACAATTTACTACTACTTTTACAGTCGATTACCAACCAGGCGGAACTACTACTCTAACCGCAACAGGGCTTACTTCCAATTTAGTCGCTACGGCTACCTTTGTGACCATCACCCAGCCAACTACCGTTATTGAGCAAGAAGACTTCTGGAGATATACATATTCACCTAACTCTGGCTGGGAAACATTAGGATATGATGACAGTAGTTGGAGTAAAGGCAGAGCTCCTTTCGGAAATCAGTCTGATGGTGATTGGATTCCTCATACAGATTGGCCTGCAGGGACGACACTATACCTTAGAAAGTATATTGATTTACCTGCATCTGCTAAATTGACTATCTATACTGGCGTAGATAACGAAATCCATATCTATATAAATGGTGTTAATATTTTTAATGCCTCTGCTCATGGATTTACATATCGCTGGGAATATACATTTGACATTCCTAAAGGATATATAAACCCAGGAAGAAATGTAATTGCTGTGCAAGCAGTGGATTGGGGTGGCGCGACAGGATTTGATCTGAAGGCTATTGCTGAGGTCAATATACCTCCAATGGGTTCTATGGCAATTAGTTCTGTGCCTTCGGAGGCAAAAATTTACTCAGATGGAATGGATACAGGTAAACTCACTCCTGCTGTCTTGACCAATCTATCCACAGGTAGTCATCAAATTGTCTTAACTAAGCCTTTGTATAACAATTGGGCTGAAACTGTTACTGTATCCTCAGGACAGACTACAGAAATAGATGTTCCTCTTAGACTTTCTCCAACAATTATCCTTACCCCTATTTCTGGTACTGTTGGAATTATAATCACAGTTACAGGTGAAAACTTTAGTCCAAATGAGGCAATTAGGATTGATTTTGGTCTGATTTCTTCAATTACCATCGCCAGTACTACTGCCTACGGCACCTTTGCCACTACTTTTACGGTATCTTCTCAACCAGCAGGAACCACTACTATTGTGGCTACTGGTCTTACCTCCGGGTCAAAAGCCTATGCTACCTTCACGCTTACTATTCCGGCGCAAGCAACACTGACTGTCCGATTAGACCAGATTGATGCCGCTAAATTCCCAACTATCGAATGCCATGTCCGTGTAACTCAAGGAACTACATCTATTGCAGGACTGACTGCGGATAATTTCCAATTAACCGAGCAGTCTGAATTAGAATCTATAGCGACCGTAGAGATAATCAGTGTCAGTGCAACTAATTCCGCCGGAGTAGCCATCGCCCATGTATTAGATAGAAGTGGTAGTATGCAAGGTCAGAAGATAACAGATGCTAAAACTGCCGCTAATTCCCTTGTTGATATGATGCAACCTCTGGATAGGATGGCGATAGTCTCCTTTGCTTCAAATGTTACTGTTGACCAATCCTTTACCAGTAATCAATCTGCCTTACATACCGCTATTAACAACTTAGTTGCCGATGGAGCCACGGCTTTGTATGATGGCATATATACGGGAATAGGTCAATGCACACAAGAAATTGGTGTTAAAGCAGTTATTGCTTTAACCGATGGTCAAGAAAATAGTAGTTCACATACTCAGCAACAGGTAATTGATTATGCTATTGCCAGTGCTGTGCCTGTTTATACCATTGGTTTAGGCAGTGATGTGAATACTGACATACTTACGCAAATTGCCACAACTACTGGTGGAACATATCATTTTGCACCAAACTCTACTCAGCTACAAGAGATATTTGCAGATATTAGAGAAGAGATAGAACAGCAGTATTTAGTTACTTATAATACTCATAA
Protein-coding sequences here:
- a CDS encoding secretin and TonB N-terminal domain-containing protein, producing the protein MKYKKVIFGGIAIFLTIVNNSYPATVSTSSLLRNGDFSAGLDLWEELRQGKANIMTINIVKDSPKYPHVLQFKRKIARKTIGKLGIKQDINREVATVSTSLFIKTDVKVIHSSLMSDTLLKGGIYPLTLEIEYLDEQGKIYLWKHGFLYSTPRYKDKGEMVKRNEWHSYTSENLLSLTPKPKIITQIKVYGEGWEFWARIANLQLLEERLSVAEELVTEQKEGDEGTSPLIPLQKEIIVGSSSQEEIKKEEKSALASEEKEPLITNTFVDTDIRQALQDIASQAQVTIIADESVQGVVSMELDNLPLEKALKRILTPSGYLFKKIEDYYLVTSSDPTTPTFLLLSTVERIKPSYLKVDSISNLLPANYAKYIKTDSGENILTVTAPAEIIEEIKEYIKKIDLAPKQILVEVMVTELSEQARRSLGIDWSFQEGKTKVTLLPTTLELKGNYLSVGVSSEAMATIKILAEKGKAKIRATPRILTINGKTANIYMGREEYYSLPGTAYQPASFSKVLSGITLKITPYICSDDEITVSIEPDVSDVTGIGKEGYPVISKRTANTMVRMKNGQTITIGGLIQQKEEHNITKIPVIGSIPLLGFLFRNTQIKSAETEIVIFITPHIID
- a CDS encoding four helix bundle protein codes for the protein MSDDKYRLDDFELYQLARKFRQNVYKLIKQLPSEERYCLDPQMRKAIVSVTNNIAEGHGRWHYQENIRFCRIARGSVEEILDDINVCMDEGYGEKSVSVQLRKEGYELIAKVNSYIGYLRRCKQGMEEEQSGGQTPDTYPSEYLNAY
- a CDS encoding sigma-70 family RNA polymerase sigma factor, which gives rise to MSTPFEKEIYDYELEADISFERLEKVKPTEDEDTILIRKSIEGDNSAFEKLVGRYEARVYHLIYNILENKEDAEDLLQETFLKVYRFLYQFRGEAKFITYLYRIATNLCFQKLKKKKTSYSLDNLLEANLNDEMVELVSMKLGNPEEILLKKELGLIINEAIQKLPEKFRVVFFLREIENFSNKQVSEILGYSIGTIKSQIHRIRRFLHKKILPYLTI
- a CDS encoding zf-HC2 domain-containing protein, whose translation is MECNKIKALLSDYIDLELKPGLQSKVEKHIFKCPKCKSYLITLQRTIQIYKSVLKPSIPPDVSERLHKRLKEEIEK